In Rhinolophus ferrumequinum isolate MPI-CBG mRhiFer1 chromosome 18, mRhiFer1_v1.p, whole genome shotgun sequence, a genomic segment contains:
- the CAMSAP3 gene encoding calmodulin-regulated spectrin-associated protein 3 isoform X4, which produces MVEAAPPGPGPLRRTFLVPEIKSLDQYDFSRAKAAASLAWVLRAAFGGAEHVPSELWEPFYTDQYAQEHVKPPVTRLLLSAELYCRAWRQALPQLETPPSPSALLALLARRGTVPALPERPVQEADLRHQPILMGAHLAVIDALMVAFAFEWTKTLPGPLALASLEHKLLFWVDTTIRRLQEKTEQEAAQRASPSASADGVAPTQPSCPTRWYWKLVPIRYRKDRALARRAPCFPTVTSLQDLASGAALAATIHCYCPQLLRLEEVCLKDPMSVADSLYNLQLVQDFCASRLPRGCPLSLEDLLYVPPPLKVNLVVLLAEMFMCFEVLKPDFVQAKDLPDGHAASPRATDASTPQNSSGSRCGSPAGSPVFNFRHPLLSPGGPQSPLRGSTGSLKSSPSMSHMEVLGKAWNRQLSRPLSQAVSFSTPFGLDSDVDVVMGDPVLLRSVSSDSLGPPRPVPARTPTQPPAEPGDLPTIEEALQIIHSAEPRLLPDGAADGSFYLHSPEGPSKPTLASSYPPDKVPAYLPHPEGPSKPSPCQAGEVLKPQALSEGSPKAMASSPAASNSEVKMTSFAERKKQLVKAEVEAGAGSPVATPAAPEALSSEMTELGARLEEKRRAIEAQKRRIEAIFAKHRQRLGKSAFLQVQPREAGGEAEAEAEAEPGPAPGGERPAGEGQGEPSPRPKAVTFSPELGPVPPEGLGDYNRAVNKLSAALNSLQRDMQRLTDQQQRLLGPPEAPGPAPPPAAPSPAAWVIPGPTMGPKAASPSPVRRASAARRSPGPGPSPTPRSPKHTRPADLRLAPLTRVLTPPHDVDSLPHLRKFSPSQVPVQTRSSILLSEGPPPEEPSARPGLIEIPLGSLEEPSAEDEGDGSPPGAEDSLEEEASSEGEPRGGLGFFYKDEDKPEDEMAQKRASLLERQQRRVEEARRRKQWQEAEKEQRREEAVRLAQEEVVPSPPAPTATSVPAARAPAEEEVGTRRGEFTRLEYERRAQLKLMDDLDKVLRPRGAGGPGRGGRRAPRPRSGCCDDSALARSPARGLLGSRLSKVYSQSTLSLSTVANEANNLGVKRPSRAPSPSGLMSPSRLPGNRDRDWENGSNASSPASVPEYTGPRLYKEPSAKSNKFIIHNALSHCCLAGRVNEPQKNRILEEIEKSKANHFLILFRDSSCQFRALYTLSGETEELSRLAGYGPRTVTPAMVEGIYKYNSDRKRFTQIPAKTMSMSVDAFTIQGHLWQSKKPTTPKKGGSTPK; this is translated from the exons AGCATGTACCCTCGGAGCTGTGGGAACCCTTCTACACTGACCAGTACGCGCAGGAGCACGTGAAGCCCCCGGTGACGCGGCTGCTGCTCTCAGCGGAGCTGTACTGCCGGGCCTGGCGCCAGGCGCTGCCGCAGCTCGAGACACCCCCCAGCCCCTCAGCGCTGCTGGCCCTGCTGGCCCGGAGGGGCACGGTGCCCGCGCTGCCCGAGCGCCCAGTGCAGGAGGCCGACCTGAGACACCAGCCTATCCTCATG GGAGCCCACCTAGCTGTCATTGACGCTCTCATGGTTGCCTTTGCCTTTGAGTGGACGAAGACTCTGCCCGGTCCCTTGGCCCTGGCCAGCTTAGAGCACAAGCTCCTTTTCTGGGTGGACACG ACCATCCGGCGTCTGCAAGAGAAGACGGAGCAGGAAGCAGCCCAGAGAGCGTCTCCGTCAGCCTCTGCGGATGGGGTGGCCCCCACGCAGCCCTCG TGCCCCACACGCTGGTACTGGAAGCTGGTTCCT ATCCGATACCGCAAGGACCGTGCCCTGGCCCGACGTGCCCCCTGCTTTCCCACCGTGACCAGCCTCCAGGACCTGGCGAGTGGGGCTGCGCTGGCTGCTACAATCCACTGCTATTGTCCTCAGCTGTTACGACTTGAGG AGGTGTGCCTCAAGGACCCCATGTCTGTGGCGGACAGCCTGTACAACCTCCAGCTGGTGCAGGATTTCTGCGCCTCCCGCCTTCCTCGTGGCTGCCCGCTGTCCCTCGAGGACCTGCTTTATGTACCACCGCCCCTCAAG GTCAACCTGGTGGTGCTGCTGGCTGAGATGTTCATGTGCTTCGAGGTGCTGAAACCCGACTTCGTGCAGGCCAAGGACCTGCCTGACGGTCATG CTGCCTCCCCCCGGGCCACAGACGCCTCCACCCCTCAGAACAGCAGTGGCAGCAGGTGTGGTTCCCCTGCTGG TTCTCCTGTCTTCAACTTCCGCCATCCACTTCTGTCACCCGGCGGCCCCCAGTCTCCACTCCGCGGATCCACAG GCTCGCTGAAGTCCTCCCCTTCCATGTCCCACATGGAGGTCCTCGGCAAGGCCTGGAACCGACAGCTCAG CCGTCCCCTTTCCCAGGCTGTGTCGTTCAGCACCCCCTTTGGCCTGGACAGCGACGTGGATGTTGTCATGGGAGACCCCGTCTTACTCCGCTCGGTCAGCTCAGACAGCCTGGGCCCCCCACGCCCCGTGCCGGCCCGGACCCCCACCCAACCACCCGCAGAGCCTGGTGACCTGCCCACCATCGAGGAGGCCCTGCAGATCATCCACAGTGCTGAGCCCCGGCTGCTCCCCGATGGGGCTGCTGATGGCAGCTTCTACCTCCACTCCCCTGAAGGGCCCTCCAAACCCACGCTGGCCTCCTCCTACCCACCTGACAAGGTACCCGCCTACTTGCCCCACCCCGAAGGCCCTTCGAAACCTTCTCCCTGCCAGGCGGGGGAGGTACTGAAACCCCAGGCCCTGTCTGAGGGCTCGCCGAAGGCGATGGCTTCGTCCCCAGCTGCCAGCAACTCTGAAGTGAAGATGACCAGCTTTGCTGAACGCAAGAAGCAGCTGGTGAAGGCCGAGGTGGAGGCCGGAGCTGGGTCCCCGGTGGCCACCCCAGCAGCACCGGAGGCCCTGAGCTCAGAGATGACTGAGCTTGGAGCCCGGCTGGAGGAGAAACGGCGGGCCATAGAGGCTCAGAAGCGACGGATTGAGGCCATCTTTGCCAAACACCGCCAACGACTGGGCAAGAGTGCTTTCCTGCAGGTGCAGCCTCGGGAGGCTGGCGGGGAAGCCGAGGCAGAAGCAGAGGCTGagccaggcccagctcctggtgGGGAGCGGCCGGCGGGTGAGGGCCAGGGTGAGCCGTCTCCACGGCCCAAGGCAGTGACTTTCTCACCAGAACTGGGCCCGGTGCCCCCCGAGGGACTGGGGGATTATAACCGGGCAGTCAACAAGCTGAGTGCTGCACTGAACTCATTGCAACGAGACATGCAGAGGCTCACAGACCAGCAGCAGCGGCTCCTGGGCCCACCTGAGGCCCCTGGGCCTGCCCCACCTCCTGCTGCCCCGTCTCCTGCTGCATGGGTCATCCCTGGCCCCACGATGGGCCCCAAAGCTGCATCCCCCAGCCCTGTACGGCGCGCCTCAGCTGCCCGGCGTAGCCCAGGGCCCGGTCCCAGCCCAACTCCTCGCAGCCCCAAGCACACGCGGCCAGCGGATCTCCGGCTGGCGCCTCTGACGAGGGTGCTCACACCTCCCCATGATGTTGACAGCCTCCCCCACCTGCGAAAGTTCTCACCAAGCCAGGTGCCTGTGCAAACTCGCTCCTCCATCCTCTTGTCCGAGGGGCCGCCTCCTGAGGAGCCCTCAGCCAGGCCGGGCCTCATCGAGATCCCACTGGGCAGCCTGGAAGAGCCCTCGGCTGAGGATGAGGGAGACGGGAGCCCCCCTGGTGCTGAAGATTCCTTAGAGGAAGAGGCATCTTCAGAGGGAGAGCCCCGCGGTGGCCTGGGCTTCTTCTATAAG GATGAAGACAAGCCCGAGGACGAGATGGCCCAAAAGCGGGCCAGCCTGCTGGAGCGGCAGCAACGGCGGGTGGAGGAGGCGCGGCGACGCAAACAGTGGCAGGAGGCTGAGAAGGAGCAGCGGAGAGAGGAGGCTGTGCG ACTGGCTCAGGAGGAGGTGGTCCCCAGCCCCCCGGCCCCCACGGCAACTTCAGTCCCCGCTGCCCGGGCCCCAGCTGAAGAGGAGGTGGGCACCCGGCGGGGGGAGTTCACACGGCTCGAGTATGAACGCCGGGCCCAGCTGAAGCTGATGGATGACCTGGATAAGGTGCTACGGCCACGGGGGGCCGGGGGGCCAGGCCGGGGTGGACGGAGGGCCCCCCGGCCACGCTCTGGTTGCTGCGACGACTCGGCCCTGGCACGAAGTCCTGCCCGTGGCCTGCTGG GTTCTCGGCTCAGCAAGGTCTACTCCCAGTCCACTCTGTCACTGTCAACCGTGGCCAACGAGGCCAATAACCTAGGGGTGAAGAGGCCATCTCG AGCCCCTTCCCCATCTGGTCTCATGTCCCCAAGCCGCCTGCCTGGTAACCGTGACCGCGACTGGGAGAACGGCAGCAACGCCTCCTCCCCAGCGTCAGTGCCTGAGTACACAG GTCCTCGGCTATACAAGGAGCCCAGCGCCAAGTCCAACAAGTTCATTATCCACAATGCCCTGTCACACTGCTGCCTGGCGGGCAGGGTGAACGAGCCACAGAAGAACCGAATTCTAGAG GAAATTGAGAAGAGCAAGGCCAACCACTTCCTGATCCTCTTCCGGGACTCCAGCTGCCAGTTCCGGGCCCTCTACACGCTGTCGGGGGAGACGGAGGAGCTGTCCAGGTTGGCGGGCTACGGCCCCCGCACCGTCACACCCGCCATGGTCGAGGGCATCTACAAGTACAACTCGGACCGCAAGCGCTTCACCCAGATCCCCGCCAAGACCATGTCCATGAGCGTGGACGCCTTCACCATCCAGGGACACCTCTGGCAGAGCAAGAAGCCCACCACCCCCAAGAAGGGGGGCAGCACCCCCAAATAG
- the CAMSAP3 gene encoding calmodulin-regulated spectrin-associated protein 3 isoform X8, with the protein MVEAAPPGPGPLRRTFLVPEIKSLDQYDFSRAKAAASLAWVLRAAFGGAEHVPSELWEPFYTDQYAQEHVKPPVTRLLLSAELYCRAWRQALPQLETPPSPSALLALLARRGTVPALPERPVQEADLRHQPILMGAHLAVIDALMVAFAFEWTKTLPGPLALASLEHKLLFWVDTTIRRLQEKTEQEAAQRASPSASADGVAPTQPSCPTRWYWKLVPIRYRKDRALARRAPCFPTVTSLQDLASGAALAATIHCYCPQLLRLEEVCLKDPMSVADSLYNLQLVQDFCASRLPRGCPLSLEDLLYVPPPLKVNLVVLLAEMFMCFEVLKPDFVQAKDLPDGHAASPRATDASTPQNSSGSSSPVFNFRHPLLSPGGPQSPLRGSTGSLKSSPSMSHMEVLGKAWNRQLSRPLSQAVSFSTPFGLDSDVDVVMGDPVLLRSVSSDSLGPPRPVPARTPTQPPAEPGDLPTIEEALQIIHSAEPRLLPDGAADGSFYLHSPEGPSKPTLASSYPPDKVPAYLPHPEGPSKPSPCQAGEVLKPQALSEGSPKAMASSPAASNSEVKMTSFAERKKQLVKAEVEAGAGSPVATPAAPEALSSEMTELGARLEEKRRAIEAQKRRIEAIFAKHRQRLGKSAFLQVQPREAGGEAEAEAEAEPGPAPGGERPAGEGQGEPSPRPKAVTFSPELGPVPPEGLGDYNRAVNKLSAALNSLQRDMQRLTDQQQRLLGPPEAPGPAPPPAAPSPAAWVIPGPTMGPKAASPSPVRRASAARRSPGPGPSPTPRSPKHTRPADLRLAPLTRVLTPPHDVDSLPHLRKFSPSQVPVQTRSSILLSEGPPPEEPSARPGLIEIPLGSLEEPSAEDEGDGSPPGAEDSLEEEASSEGEPRGGLGFFYKDEDKPEDEMAQKRASLLERQQRRVEEARRRKQWQEAEKEQRREEAVRLAQEEVVPSPPAPTATSVPAARAPAEEEVGTRRGEFTRLEYERRAQLKLMDDLDKVLRPRGAGGPGRGGRRAPRPRSGCCDDSALARSPARGLLGSRLSKVYSQSTLSLSTVANEANNLGVKRPSRAPSPSGLMSPSRLPGNRDRDWENGSNASSPASVPEYTGPRLYKEPSAKSNKFIIHNALSHCCLAGRVNEPQKNRILEEIEKSKANHFLILFRDSSCQFRALYTLSGETEELSRLAGYGPRTVTPAMVEGIYKYNSDRKRFTQIPAKTMSMSVDAFTIQGHLWQSKKPTTPKKGGSTPK; encoded by the exons AGCATGTACCCTCGGAGCTGTGGGAACCCTTCTACACTGACCAGTACGCGCAGGAGCACGTGAAGCCCCCGGTGACGCGGCTGCTGCTCTCAGCGGAGCTGTACTGCCGGGCCTGGCGCCAGGCGCTGCCGCAGCTCGAGACACCCCCCAGCCCCTCAGCGCTGCTGGCCCTGCTGGCCCGGAGGGGCACGGTGCCCGCGCTGCCCGAGCGCCCAGTGCAGGAGGCCGACCTGAGACACCAGCCTATCCTCATG GGAGCCCACCTAGCTGTCATTGACGCTCTCATGGTTGCCTTTGCCTTTGAGTGGACGAAGACTCTGCCCGGTCCCTTGGCCCTGGCCAGCTTAGAGCACAAGCTCCTTTTCTGGGTGGACACG ACCATCCGGCGTCTGCAAGAGAAGACGGAGCAGGAAGCAGCCCAGAGAGCGTCTCCGTCAGCCTCTGCGGATGGGGTGGCCCCCACGCAGCCCTCG TGCCCCACACGCTGGTACTGGAAGCTGGTTCCT ATCCGATACCGCAAGGACCGTGCCCTGGCCCGACGTGCCCCCTGCTTTCCCACCGTGACCAGCCTCCAGGACCTGGCGAGTGGGGCTGCGCTGGCTGCTACAATCCACTGCTATTGTCCTCAGCTGTTACGACTTGAGG AGGTGTGCCTCAAGGACCCCATGTCTGTGGCGGACAGCCTGTACAACCTCCAGCTGGTGCAGGATTTCTGCGCCTCCCGCCTTCCTCGTGGCTGCCCGCTGTCCCTCGAGGACCTGCTTTATGTACCACCGCCCCTCAAG GTCAACCTGGTGGTGCTGCTGGCTGAGATGTTCATGTGCTTCGAGGTGCTGAAACCCGACTTCGTGCAGGCCAAGGACCTGCCTGACGGTCATG CTGCCTCCCCCCGGGCCACAGACGCCTCCACCCCTCAGAACAGCAGTGGCAGCAG TTCTCCTGTCTTCAACTTCCGCCATCCACTTCTGTCACCCGGCGGCCCCCAGTCTCCACTCCGCGGATCCACAG GCTCGCTGAAGTCCTCCCCTTCCATGTCCCACATGGAGGTCCTCGGCAAGGCCTGGAACCGACAGCTCAG CCGTCCCCTTTCCCAGGCTGTGTCGTTCAGCACCCCCTTTGGCCTGGACAGCGACGTGGATGTTGTCATGGGAGACCCCGTCTTACTCCGCTCGGTCAGCTCAGACAGCCTGGGCCCCCCACGCCCCGTGCCGGCCCGGACCCCCACCCAACCACCCGCAGAGCCTGGTGACCTGCCCACCATCGAGGAGGCCCTGCAGATCATCCACAGTGCTGAGCCCCGGCTGCTCCCCGATGGGGCTGCTGATGGCAGCTTCTACCTCCACTCCCCTGAAGGGCCCTCCAAACCCACGCTGGCCTCCTCCTACCCACCTGACAAGGTACCCGCCTACTTGCCCCACCCCGAAGGCCCTTCGAAACCTTCTCCCTGCCAGGCGGGGGAGGTACTGAAACCCCAGGCCCTGTCTGAGGGCTCGCCGAAGGCGATGGCTTCGTCCCCAGCTGCCAGCAACTCTGAAGTGAAGATGACCAGCTTTGCTGAACGCAAGAAGCAGCTGGTGAAGGCCGAGGTGGAGGCCGGAGCTGGGTCCCCGGTGGCCACCCCAGCAGCACCGGAGGCCCTGAGCTCAGAGATGACTGAGCTTGGAGCCCGGCTGGAGGAGAAACGGCGGGCCATAGAGGCTCAGAAGCGACGGATTGAGGCCATCTTTGCCAAACACCGCCAACGACTGGGCAAGAGTGCTTTCCTGCAGGTGCAGCCTCGGGAGGCTGGCGGGGAAGCCGAGGCAGAAGCAGAGGCTGagccaggcccagctcctggtgGGGAGCGGCCGGCGGGTGAGGGCCAGGGTGAGCCGTCTCCACGGCCCAAGGCAGTGACTTTCTCACCAGAACTGGGCCCGGTGCCCCCCGAGGGACTGGGGGATTATAACCGGGCAGTCAACAAGCTGAGTGCTGCACTGAACTCATTGCAACGAGACATGCAGAGGCTCACAGACCAGCAGCAGCGGCTCCTGGGCCCACCTGAGGCCCCTGGGCCTGCCCCACCTCCTGCTGCCCCGTCTCCTGCTGCATGGGTCATCCCTGGCCCCACGATGGGCCCCAAAGCTGCATCCCCCAGCCCTGTACGGCGCGCCTCAGCTGCCCGGCGTAGCCCAGGGCCCGGTCCCAGCCCAACTCCTCGCAGCCCCAAGCACACGCGGCCAGCGGATCTCCGGCTGGCGCCTCTGACGAGGGTGCTCACACCTCCCCATGATGTTGACAGCCTCCCCCACCTGCGAAAGTTCTCACCAAGCCAGGTGCCTGTGCAAACTCGCTCCTCCATCCTCTTGTCCGAGGGGCCGCCTCCTGAGGAGCCCTCAGCCAGGCCGGGCCTCATCGAGATCCCACTGGGCAGCCTGGAAGAGCCCTCGGCTGAGGATGAGGGAGACGGGAGCCCCCCTGGTGCTGAAGATTCCTTAGAGGAAGAGGCATCTTCAGAGGGAGAGCCCCGCGGTGGCCTGGGCTTCTTCTATAAG GATGAAGACAAGCCCGAGGACGAGATGGCCCAAAAGCGGGCCAGCCTGCTGGAGCGGCAGCAACGGCGGGTGGAGGAGGCGCGGCGACGCAAACAGTGGCAGGAGGCTGAGAAGGAGCAGCGGAGAGAGGAGGCTGTGCG ACTGGCTCAGGAGGAGGTGGTCCCCAGCCCCCCGGCCCCCACGGCAACTTCAGTCCCCGCTGCCCGGGCCCCAGCTGAAGAGGAGGTGGGCACCCGGCGGGGGGAGTTCACACGGCTCGAGTATGAACGCCGGGCCCAGCTGAAGCTGATGGATGACCTGGATAAGGTGCTACGGCCACGGGGGGCCGGGGGGCCAGGCCGGGGTGGACGGAGGGCCCCCCGGCCACGCTCTGGTTGCTGCGACGACTCGGCCCTGGCACGAAGTCCTGCCCGTGGCCTGCTGG GTTCTCGGCTCAGCAAGGTCTACTCCCAGTCCACTCTGTCACTGTCAACCGTGGCCAACGAGGCCAATAACCTAGGGGTGAAGAGGCCATCTCG AGCCCCTTCCCCATCTGGTCTCATGTCCCCAAGCCGCCTGCCTGGTAACCGTGACCGCGACTGGGAGAACGGCAGCAACGCCTCCTCCCCAGCGTCAGTGCCTGAGTACACAG GTCCTCGGCTATACAAGGAGCCCAGCGCCAAGTCCAACAAGTTCATTATCCACAATGCCCTGTCACACTGCTGCCTGGCGGGCAGGGTGAACGAGCCACAGAAGAACCGAATTCTAGAG GAAATTGAGAAGAGCAAGGCCAACCACTTCCTGATCCTCTTCCGGGACTCCAGCTGCCAGTTCCGGGCCCTCTACACGCTGTCGGGGGAGACGGAGGAGCTGTCCAGGTTGGCGGGCTACGGCCCCCGCACCGTCACACCCGCCATGGTCGAGGGCATCTACAAGTACAACTCGGACCGCAAGCGCTTCACCCAGATCCCCGCCAAGACCATGTCCATGAGCGTGGACGCCTTCACCATCCAGGGACACCTCTGGCAGAGCAAGAAGCCCACCACCCCCAAGAAGGGGGGCAGCACCCCCAAATAG
- the CAMSAP3 gene encoding calmodulin-regulated spectrin-associated protein 3 isoform X6 — protein sequence MVEAAPPGPGPLRRTFLVPEIKSLDQYDFSRAKAAASLAWVLRAAFGGAEHVPSELWEPFYTDQYAQEHVKPPVTRLLLSAELYCRAWRQALPQLETPPSPSALLALLARRGTVPALPERPVQEADLRHQPILMGAHLAVIDALMVAFAFEWTKTLPGPLALASLEHKLLFWVDTTIRRLQEKTEQEAAQRASPSASADGVAPTQPSHAIAFCLKESGSKPPMIRYRKDRALARRAPCFPTVTSLQDLASGAALAATIHCYCPQLLRLEEVCLKDPMSVADSLYNLQLVQDFCASRLPRGCPLSLEDLLYVPPPLKVNLVVLLAEMFMCFEVLKPDFVQAKDLPDGHAASPRATDASTPQNSSGSSSPVFNFRHPLLSPGGPQSPLRGSTGSLKSSPSMSHMEVLGKAWNRQLSRPLSQAVSFSTPFGLDSDVDVVMGDPVLLRSVSSDSLGPPRPVPARTPTQPPAEPGDLPTIEEALQIIHSAEPRLLPDGAADGSFYLHSPEGPSKPTLASSYPPDKVPAYLPHPEGPSKPSPCQAGEVLKPQALSEGSPKAMASSPAASNSEVKMTSFAERKKQLVKAEVEAGAGSPVATPAAPEALSSEMTELGARLEEKRRAIEAQKRRIEAIFAKHRQRLGKSAFLQVQPREAGGEAEAEAEAEPGPAPGGERPAGEGQGEPSPRPKAVTFSPELGPVPPEGLGDYNRAVNKLSAALNSLQRDMQRLTDQQQRLLGPPEAPGPAPPPAAPSPAAWVIPGPTMGPKAASPSPVRRASAARRSPGPGPSPTPRSPKHTRPADLRLAPLTRVLTPPHDVDSLPHLRKFSPSQVPVQTRSSILLSEGPPPEEPSARPGLIEIPLGSLEEPSAEDEGDGSPPGAEDSLEEEASSEGEPRGGLGFFYKDEDKPEDEMAQKRASLLERQQRRVEEARRRKQWQEAEKEQRREEAVRLAQEEVVPSPPAPTATSVPAARAPAEEEVGTRRGEFTRLEYERRAQLKLMDDLDKVLRPRGAGGPGRGGRRAPRPRSGCCDDSALARSPARGLLGSRLSKVYSQSTLSLSTVANEANNLGVKRPSRAPSPSGLMSPSRLPGNRDRDWENGSNASSPASVPEYTGPRLYKEPSAKSNKFIIHNALSHCCLAGRVNEPQKNRILEEIEKSKANHFLILFRDSSCQFRALYTLSGETEELSRLAGYGPRTVTPAMVEGIYKYNSDRKRFTQIPAKTMSMSVDAFTIQGHLWQSKKPTTPKKGGSTPK from the exons AGCATGTACCCTCGGAGCTGTGGGAACCCTTCTACACTGACCAGTACGCGCAGGAGCACGTGAAGCCCCCGGTGACGCGGCTGCTGCTCTCAGCGGAGCTGTACTGCCGGGCCTGGCGCCAGGCGCTGCCGCAGCTCGAGACACCCCCCAGCCCCTCAGCGCTGCTGGCCCTGCTGGCCCGGAGGGGCACGGTGCCCGCGCTGCCCGAGCGCCCAGTGCAGGAGGCCGACCTGAGACACCAGCCTATCCTCATG GGAGCCCACCTAGCTGTCATTGACGCTCTCATGGTTGCCTTTGCCTTTGAGTGGACGAAGACTCTGCCCGGTCCCTTGGCCCTGGCCAGCTTAGAGCACAAGCTCCTTTTCTGGGTGGACACG ACCATCCGGCGTCTGCAAGAGAAGACGGAGCAGGAAGCAGCCCAGAGAGCGTCTCCGTCAGCCTCTGCGGATGGGGTGGCCCCCACGCAGCCCTCG CACGCAATTGCCTTCTGTTTGAAGGAGTCGGGGAGCAAACCCCCCATG ATCCGATACCGCAAGGACCGTGCCCTGGCCCGACGTGCCCCCTGCTTTCCCACCGTGACCAGCCTCCAGGACCTGGCGAGTGGGGCTGCGCTGGCTGCTACAATCCACTGCTATTGTCCTCAGCTGTTACGACTTGAGG AGGTGTGCCTCAAGGACCCCATGTCTGTGGCGGACAGCCTGTACAACCTCCAGCTGGTGCAGGATTTCTGCGCCTCCCGCCTTCCTCGTGGCTGCCCGCTGTCCCTCGAGGACCTGCTTTATGTACCACCGCCCCTCAAG GTCAACCTGGTGGTGCTGCTGGCTGAGATGTTCATGTGCTTCGAGGTGCTGAAACCCGACTTCGTGCAGGCCAAGGACCTGCCTGACGGTCATG CTGCCTCCCCCCGGGCCACAGACGCCTCCACCCCTCAGAACAGCAGTGGCAGCAG TTCTCCTGTCTTCAACTTCCGCCATCCACTTCTGTCACCCGGCGGCCCCCAGTCTCCACTCCGCGGATCCACAG GCTCGCTGAAGTCCTCCCCTTCCATGTCCCACATGGAGGTCCTCGGCAAGGCCTGGAACCGACAGCTCAG CCGTCCCCTTTCCCAGGCTGTGTCGTTCAGCACCCCCTTTGGCCTGGACAGCGACGTGGATGTTGTCATGGGAGACCCCGTCTTACTCCGCTCGGTCAGCTCAGACAGCCTGGGCCCCCCACGCCCCGTGCCGGCCCGGACCCCCACCCAACCACCCGCAGAGCCTGGTGACCTGCCCACCATCGAGGAGGCCCTGCAGATCATCCACAGTGCTGAGCCCCGGCTGCTCCCCGATGGGGCTGCTGATGGCAGCTTCTACCTCCACTCCCCTGAAGGGCCCTCCAAACCCACGCTGGCCTCCTCCTACCCACCTGACAAGGTACCCGCCTACTTGCCCCACCCCGAAGGCCCTTCGAAACCTTCTCCCTGCCAGGCGGGGGAGGTACTGAAACCCCAGGCCCTGTCTGAGGGCTCGCCGAAGGCGATGGCTTCGTCCCCAGCTGCCAGCAACTCTGAAGTGAAGATGACCAGCTTTGCTGAACGCAAGAAGCAGCTGGTGAAGGCCGAGGTGGAGGCCGGAGCTGGGTCCCCGGTGGCCACCCCAGCAGCACCGGAGGCCCTGAGCTCAGAGATGACTGAGCTTGGAGCCCGGCTGGAGGAGAAACGGCGGGCCATAGAGGCTCAGAAGCGACGGATTGAGGCCATCTTTGCCAAACACCGCCAACGACTGGGCAAGAGTGCTTTCCTGCAGGTGCAGCCTCGGGAGGCTGGCGGGGAAGCCGAGGCAGAAGCAGAGGCTGagccaggcccagctcctggtgGGGAGCGGCCGGCGGGTGAGGGCCAGGGTGAGCCGTCTCCACGGCCCAAGGCAGTGACTTTCTCACCAGAACTGGGCCCGGTGCCCCCCGAGGGACTGGGGGATTATAACCGGGCAGTCAACAAGCTGAGTGCTGCACTGAACTCATTGCAACGAGACATGCAGAGGCTCACAGACCAGCAGCAGCGGCTCCTGGGCCCACCTGAGGCCCCTGGGCCTGCCCCACCTCCTGCTGCCCCGTCTCCTGCTGCATGGGTCATCCCTGGCCCCACGATGGGCCCCAAAGCTGCATCCCCCAGCCCTGTACGGCGCGCCTCAGCTGCCCGGCGTAGCCCAGGGCCCGGTCCCAGCCCAACTCCTCGCAGCCCCAAGCACACGCGGCCAGCGGATCTCCGGCTGGCGCCTCTGACGAGGGTGCTCACACCTCCCCATGATGTTGACAGCCTCCCCCACCTGCGAAAGTTCTCACCAAGCCAGGTGCCTGTGCAAACTCGCTCCTCCATCCTCTTGTCCGAGGGGCCGCCTCCTGAGGAGCCCTCAGCCAGGCCGGGCCTCATCGAGATCCCACTGGGCAGCCTGGAAGAGCCCTCGGCTGAGGATGAGGGAGACGGGAGCCCCCCTGGTGCTGAAGATTCCTTAGAGGAAGAGGCATCTTCAGAGGGAGAGCCCCGCGGTGGCCTGGGCTTCTTCTATAAG GATGAAGACAAGCCCGAGGACGAGATGGCCCAAAAGCGGGCCAGCCTGCTGGAGCGGCAGCAACGGCGGGTGGAGGAGGCGCGGCGACGCAAACAGTGGCAGGAGGCTGAGAAGGAGCAGCGGAGAGAGGAGGCTGTGCG ACTGGCTCAGGAGGAGGTGGTCCCCAGCCCCCCGGCCCCCACGGCAACTTCAGTCCCCGCTGCCCGGGCCCCAGCTGAAGAGGAGGTGGGCACCCGGCGGGGGGAGTTCACACGGCTCGAGTATGAACGCCGGGCCCAGCTGAAGCTGATGGATGACCTGGATAAGGTGCTACGGCCACGGGGGGCCGGGGGGCCAGGCCGGGGTGGACGGAGGGCCCCCCGGCCACGCTCTGGTTGCTGCGACGACTCGGCCCTGGCACGAAGTCCTGCCCGTGGCCTGCTGG GTTCTCGGCTCAGCAAGGTCTACTCCCAGTCCACTCTGTCACTGTCAACCGTGGCCAACGAGGCCAATAACCTAGGGGTGAAGAGGCCATCTCG AGCCCCTTCCCCATCTGGTCTCATGTCCCCAAGCCGCCTGCCTGGTAACCGTGACCGCGACTGGGAGAACGGCAGCAACGCCTCCTCCCCAGCGTCAGTGCCTGAGTACACAG GTCCTCGGCTATACAAGGAGCCCAGCGCCAAGTCCAACAAGTTCATTATCCACAATGCCCTGTCACACTGCTGCCTGGCGGGCAGGGTGAACGAGCCACAGAAGAACCGAATTCTAGAG GAAATTGAGAAGAGCAAGGCCAACCACTTCCTGATCCTCTTCCGGGACTCCAGCTGCCAGTTCCGGGCCCTCTACACGCTGTCGGGGGAGACGGAGGAGCTGTCCAGGTTGGCGGGCTACGGCCCCCGCACCGTCACACCCGCCATGGTCGAGGGCATCTACAAGTACAACTCGGACCGCAAGCGCTTCACCCAGATCCCCGCCAAGACCATGTCCATGAGCGTGGACGCCTTCACCATCCAGGGACACCTCTGGCAGAGCAAGAAGCCCACCACCCCCAAGAAGGGGGGCAGCACCCCCAAATAG